AAAAGTTTTATTTCTTAGACTTGTTAGCTGATATTAATTCGTAGTAAGATTTTTTTTCAATATTGTTGTTTAGTTGAAATTCTTTCATTATTTCGTAGATTTCTGTTTTAGCCAGATTTAATTCACTCTGATCATAAATTATTTTTTCTACTTCTAAGAAAAAGCCAAGATTATCAATTTCATTGATTTCTATATTTAGGGTATCTTTTTTATAAATTAGACTTTTTTTAAGTTTTTTGTATAGTATTTTGAAATTGATTTCCTCTAGGAACAATATAAAATTATTTATGTCGTCTACTCTAAATTCAATTTCCTTATTGACTTCTATATCACCATCTAAAGATTTGACCTTAAATGTTACAATCTCTCCTGAGGTATTAAACTTTCTTATTCTAATTGTTTTTTTTGTGTCGCAGTAGTAGGTATCATTTTTAACTTCTTCTTTAATAAATCGGAACTTTTTATTGGCTAATTTTAGAATTCTCCTAAGTTCATTTTTTGGAATGAACGCCTTAGATTCAATTTCTAGCATGTATTAAAAATAGTAAAATTATGGTAATATTTCAATATTCTATAATGAAACTTTTTTAAACAGTATCTAATGTATCTTTTTATATGTTATGTTGAAATTTGAGTTTAGTGATAGGTTTTTTCTTTTTAGTTATTTTATCTTGATTATGTTTTTGGGATCTCTTTTGTTGTCATTACCTATTGCTTGGAATGGTGAGGAAAAATTAGAGTACATAGATGCTCTCTTTACATCCGTATCTGCTGTTAGCATTACGGGTCTTGTTACTGTTAAAATGGAGAATTTTTCTACCTTTGGATTTATAGTTATAATGATGTTGATACAATTTGGAGGACTTGGGTTTATAACTATGACCACTTTTTATTTGCTTATTCCTAAGCGCAAGTTGAAGTTGGCAGATGCTAGAATAATAAAGCAATACTCTCTTTCAAATATTGAGTACAATCCCATTAAGATTTTAAAAAGTATACTTTTGGTAACTTTTTTAATTGAACTAATTGGACTAATATTAATATTAGTATGTTTTAAACTTAGGGGTGTTAGTATTTCATTTCTTGAGGCCTTGTTTACGGCAATTTCAGCATTTTGTAATGCAGGATTTTCTATGCATTCTGAAAGTATTTATGCTTGGCGTGATGTCCCTGAGGCTATAGTTGTCATTGCTATTTTGATTATTTGTGGAGGGCTTGGGTTTATGGTATATCGTGATGTTACTAATACTATTAAATATCGAAAAAAACTTTCTCTTCATGCTAAAATTGTTTTTTTACTTAGTTTTTTTTTGGTTGTTTTTGGGGCAATTATATTCTTTTTCTCAGAAATTCATAAACTTAAGGAGGGTTATTCTTGCGGAACTCTTATATTGAATTCAATATTTTATTCAATAAGTACAAGAACGGCTGGTTTTAATTATCTTGAAAATTCTACAATTACAGGTAGAACCCAGATGCTTTCCTTACCATTTATGTTCATTGGTGGTGCACCTGGATCAACAGCTGGAGGAATCAAGATTACTACCTTTTTTTTAATTGTGCTTGCGGCAATAAAAGCTCAGGATGGTAATGGTTATATTATTGGTTCATATAAAGTTTCGATTGATAGCATAAGATTTGCTCTTTTGTTTTTTGTAAGAGCTGTTTTTATTCTATGTTTTTCATTTTTTATGATTCTTGCTACTGAGGGCGGAGGTAATTGGAGAGTGATTGATTTAGGATATGAGGTTTTTTCTGCTTTTGGGACTGTTGGGTTTTCAGTTGGTGTTACCCAGGATTTGTCATTTTTGGGTAAAATAATTATAATTTTTACTATGTTTGCAGGTCGGATAGGTCTTTTTTCTATGACGATTTTTGTTTCTCGGAGATCTCGTTTTGAAGAATTTACAAGACCAAGACAAGATATTCTGGTAGGTTAGGCAGGGGTGTGAAGACATTTGTTATTATTGGCCTTAGCAACTTAGGAATTCATCTTCTTGAAGATTTGAGTAAACTTGATTGTCAAATTATTATTGTTGACACGTCAAAGGAGTTAGTTGAAGGATATGATGTTATTGCTACAGAAAGTTTTATTCTTGATCAATTTACTAAAAATGCTTTAAAAAAAATAATTCCTGTAGATACTGATGCTGTTATTATTGATTTTGATGATGACCTTGGAAAGAGTGCTCTTGTTACTCATTATTGTAATCTTTTAGGTGTAAGGGAGATATATGTTAAAACTGAAGATAGGGATGATGCTGAGATATTAAAGACTCTTGGAGCTACAAAAATTATATTCCCAAGTAAGGATGCTGCAAGAAGATTGACTCCGCTATTAGTTTCGCCTAATCTTTCAACATACAATATAATTGGCTATGATATTATTGTTGCTGAGACTGTTATTCCTAAGGAATATGTTGGCAAAACCCTTCTTGAAGCTGATCTGAGAAGAGAGAAGGGTATTACTGTTATTGCAGTTAGAAATTTAAGTAATTCTAGGTATGAATTTGTAGATGGGGATTATTTTTTTTTAAAAGATGATAAAATTGTGATTTGTGGTAAACCTGACAGCATTGAGAATTTTACAAATAATAAGGATTTAATCAAGGATTTAATTGCGGCTTCTAAAGCAGAAGAGACTTCTTACAAGTCGGAATCTAAAAGATTGGGATTCTTAAGGTTTTTTGATTTCATGAAAAAGTTTAATAAGGATAAGAAAAACGATTAATAGGATTTTAAGATGACTAAGATTATTCCTGTTGCAAGTGGGAAAGGAGGTGTTGGAAAGACATCTTTTGTTGCTAATATTGGCTATAAACTTTCGAGTTTAGGAAAGACTGTAATACTTATTGATCTTGATCTTGGTGGTTCTAACCTACATACATGCTTAGGAGTTAAGAATACCGGTACTGGAATAGGTTCTTTTATCAATAAGCGTGAAAAGGACTTCTCGAATTTAATTGTTGAAACTCCTTATGATAGGCTTTATCTAATACCAGGAGATGCTCTTTATGCGGGAACGGCCAATCTCCCTTTTCCTATCAAAAAGAAGATAATAGACTCGATTCAAAGAGATCTTGTTGCAGATTTTATTTTCATAGATTTAGGTTCAGGCACATCTTACAACACAGTAGATTTTTATTTGGCAGCTTATAGTGGTATAATTGTAACTGTTCCAGAAACCCCTTCAATACTTAATGCTTATTCGTTTTTAAAGAATGCACTTTATCGACTTTTATATTTAGGATTTCCTGCTAAGAGCCCTGAGCGTGAATATATTAGTAATTTTTTTAAAGATAAAATAGAGGGTACAAATGTTAAATTTAAAGATTTAGTTACAGGAATTGAGCTTATATCTTTAAGTTCGTCGCTTAAGATAAAAAAGATGATGAATAATTTTTATCCCAGAGTTGTACTTAATAGAATAGAAGCTAGTGAAGAAATAGCTATGTGTGAGAATTTAATGAATGTTGTTAAGAATAATATTAATATACCAATAGAATTTATTGGTTTTGTTCCATTTGCAAAAAGTTTTAGGAAGTCTGTTAACAATAGAATTCCTTTTGTTGATTTTGATAAAAATTCAAAACTCAATAAGTACTTTGAGTTTATTTCGGGTAATTTAATTAAATCTCCTGTTGAAGGTTCTCCGTATATTTACGATGATATATACGATATGATTAAAGATCAAAGTAAATTTATTAGGAAGTAATTGAATTATAATGATACCTAGGAAGTAATAGAGGAGGCATAATTTAATGTATAGGCTTAGGGATAAGGATTTGGATTTTAGAATAGAAAGTTTAGGAGAGTGCAAACAAGATAATCCTTTAATTGATTTTTATGCTAGCGAGAGTCATATTCACTTTGCTGATAAGACTAATAAGATTAGATTTAGTATTTATAAGAATGAAGAGGGTTGTGATAAATATGAGGATATTCTTTTAGAGAAAGCTGGGCCTAGGGATAAAATTTATTTTATCCCTAGGCATGTTAAGGCAGCTATTACTACTTGTGGAGGCCTTTGTCCTGGTTTTAATGATGTTATTCGCGCAATTGTTAGGACATTATGGAAAATATATGGAGTTCGTAATATTTATGGAGTTAAATTTGGATATCAAGGACTCTTGCCAGATTCTAGCTCACCTTTTGTTGAACTTAATCCTGATGTAGTGGATGATATTAACCAGTTTGGAGGTACAATACTTGGCTCATCAAGAGGTGGAATTAAACCTGTTGAAATAGTTGATACTTTAGAGAGAATGAATATTAACATGCTCTTTAATATTGGTGGAGATGGAACACAGAAGGGATCTATTTTAATTGCTGAGGAAATAGATAGGAGAAATTTAAAGATTGCTGTTGTCGGAATCCCAAAGACGGTTGATAATGATTTTATGTTTGTGCAAAAATCTTTTGGATTTGAAACAGCTGTAGAGCAAGCAGTTGCTGCTGTTGCTGGTGCACACTTTGAGGCTAATAGTGCTTATAATGGGATTGGACTTGTTAAGGTTATGGGTAGAGATTCTGGATTTATTGCTGCTTATACTGCCTTGTCTTCTAATGATGTTAATTTTTGCTTAATACCAGAATTGGACTTTGATATTGAGGGTTCTAATGGCCTTCTTGCGCATCTTGAGAAGAGACTTTTAGCAAAAGAGAGTTTGGATGAAATTCCTCATGCAGTAATATTAATAGCAGAGGGAGCAGGACAAAAATATTTTGATCATGATAGTCGTAGAAAAGATGATTCTGGTAATTTGCTTTATGAGGATATTGGACTTTATATTAAAGATAAGATTAAGGAGTATTTTAAGGCTAAAAATATTCCAATTACTCTTAAGTACATTGATCCTAGTTATATTATTAGAAGTTCTCCAGCTAATGCTAGTGATTCTCTTTATTGCGCTCGTCTTGGTTCAAATGCTGTTCATGCTGCTATGGCGGGTAAGACTAAGTTGTTGATTAGTTTGTGGAGTACAAAATTTGTACATATTCCAATACAGATGGCAGTAATTGACAGAAATAAAGTGAATATAAATGGTTCTTTCTGGAGAGATGTTCTTGCAAGTACTGGTCAGCCATTTAGTATGAAGAATTAAATACAGCTCCTCTTTTATTTATTTTGCTGCGTTGCCTGCAACATTTAGTGCATCCCAAGCTTTTGAGAAGGGTGGAGAATATGCAAAATCCATCATTCCAAGTTCATTTGTTGTAAGATTTGAATAAATTGCAAGAGATAATGCATGTAATCTTATTGCAGCTCCATTTTTACCAATTATTTGTGCTCCGATAATTTCTTTTGTTTCTTCATTATAGATTATCTTAATATATAAATCTTCTTGATTTGGATAATAGCTTGTGTGATTTTTATCTTTAATGAATACTGTTCTGCATTTTATTCCAAGTCTTAAGGCGGCTTCTTCTGTAAGACCAGTTCTTGCTGCTTCAAGAGATAAAACCTTAATAGATGCAGACCCAAGCGTTCCTTTAAAAGAGACGCGTTGATCTGTTAAATTTTCACCAATTATTTTCCCTAGCTTGTTAGCCGTTGTTGCAAGAGGAATATAATCATCCTGCTTGCTTACCATATTATATATTGTAGCACAATCCCCTGCAGAAAAAATATTTTTTACACTAGTTTCGCCATATTCGTTGACAATGATTGCACCGTTTTTTAAAGTTTCAAGTTGACCTTCTAAGAATTCAGTGGCAGGACGTATTCCAGTAGAAAGAATTATAAGATCTGCCTTATATTCAGATTTGTTTGTAATGACTCCTTCAACTCTTTCTGTCCCTATTAAGCTTTTTACAAACTCATCTGTGTGAACTAAAACATTGTTTTTGCTTAGTTCTTCTTCCATGATATTAGTAATTTCTTTATCAAACGATTCAGTTAATATTCGCTTATCTAGTTGGATAATTCTTACGTTTTTTCCTCGATTTTTAGCGGCTTCTACCATTTCAATTCCGATATATCCAGCCCCAATGATTACTATTTCATTTATTTCTTTTTTTTCAAACTGTTCTCTTATTTCTTTCCCGTCTTGCATGGTTCTTAAAGTATAAAAATTATTTAATTTAATATTGCTAATTGGAGGAATAATAGGATTCCCGCCTGTTGCAATCATGAGCTTATCGTAAGTATCATTAAATATTGTACCTGTTTTTAGATTTTTGATTGTAAGAGTGTTATTTTTTATATCTACTGCCAAGACTTCATGTTCAGTGTATACTGATATTCCATTGTTTTCAAATTCAACAGGTGTTCTAGCTATCATGTTTTTTGGTTCATCAAAGAAGCCGCCAATGAAATAAGGTAATCCACAAGCGCCAAAGGATGTAGTAGTAGTTTTTTCATAAATAGTGATATTTAACTCTTTATTGATTCTTTTTGCTTTTGCAGCAGCGCTAGTGCCTGCGGCAGTTCCACCAATAATTATTATCTTCATGTAAATTCCTTATTTTATACTTCATTTTTACTGTTATAAATATTGATATCTAATTGATTAAGTTTTTTGGCTGTAATTACGCCTGCTACCATTGAATCACTTACATTAGCAGATGTTCTTCCCATGTCAATTAAAGGTTCAATAGATATTAAAAGTCCAACGAGTTCGACGGGTAAGTTCATTGATGAGAGAACCATTAAAGATGCCATAGTTGCACCACCACCAGCGCCAGCTACGCCGAATGAGGTTATTATTATTATCCCTAGAAGTTGAAGTATGAATGAAGGATCCATTGGATTTATTCCTTGAGTGGGAGCGATCATTATAGCGAGCATAGCCGGATGGAGCGCTGCACAACCATTTTGACCGATTGATGCGCCAAATGAGCTTGAAAGATTCGCAATACCCTCACTAACCCCTAACTGTTCAGTTTGTATTTCTACATTAACAGGTATTGTTGCTGAGCTAGAGCGAGATATAAATGCAAATGTTAGCACTGGGAATGCTTTTTTGATGAAAATAATTGGATTTAGTCTGTTAAATGCAATTAATGTCATGTGCATTAAAATAGTAATACCAATAGCGAAGTAAGAAGCAAGTACAAATTTTCCAAGTTTTATGATGCTTGAAGCATCACTTGTTGCCAAGATTTTTGTAATCATAGTTAATATTGCATAGGGCGTTAACTTTAAGATTAAAATTAGTACTCCTGAAATTAAATCTTGCCCTGTTGATACTATTTGTTTGAAAAATTCTATTGATTCTGGCTTTTTTCTAGCAACCCTAAGAGCGGCAATGCCTATTAGGGCAGAAAATATTACTACTCCAATTGTTGAGCTTGGTCGCATTCCTGCCATGTCTTCAAATATATTCTCAGGGATAAGTTCTGAAAGTTTTTGTGCAATTGAAGTTTGATTGAGACGTTCAAGACTTTGACTTAATTTTGTGCCATGTGCAATTTCATCTGTACTAGATTGAAGTCCTTCTGCTGTTAGGTTGAATAGAAGAGATGTGTAAATCCCAATTATTGCGGCAATACCCGCTGTAAATACAAGTACTAATATTACAGTTGAGCTCATTTTCCAAACATCTTTACTGTTTGTTAATTTTACTATTGCAGATATTATTGAGACAGTTATGAGTGGTATTACAATCATTTTAAGAAGTCTAATGTAGCCAGTGCCTAAAATATTAGTCCACTTAATAGTTTCTTTTACTATTGTTGGCTCTGAGGCATAAAAATATTTAAGAGATATACCAAAGGCTATTCCTAAACCTAGTGCTATAAATACTCTTTTTGTAAATGAGATATGGTTTTTGTGCAGAAAGAATAGCATTCCTATTAGAGAAAGCATGATTGTGATATTTAATAATATGTAGATTACTGTCATATCCATTTTTACCTCTTATTTTAAACTTAAATAATTAGATTTAAACATATGCTTTTGTCATATTCTTTAAATCTTTCTAAATTTATTTTTTGTCATTGAAGCAATATATCATAAGATTTTATTATTCCACTCTTTAAGTCAGATTTATTTAATATTTGAGTTGAGATTACTTTCCCAAGTTGAACACCTTCTTGGTCGAATGAGTTTATGTTAAGTAAAAACCCTTCAAACATTACCTTGTTTTCATAGTGAGATAGTATTGCACCTAATGCATAAGGTGTAAGTTCTTTTGAATATATTAAAGATGAAGGTCTCTCACCGTTAAAGTTTTTGTTTTTATTTGCGTCTTCTTTACCTTCAGAGAATGCAATTATTTGGGCTATTAGATTTGCTTTTAACTTATCATTGTTTGATGTTCCCTCTACAATTATGTCTTTCTTGAGTTGAGATTCACTAAATCCTATTAAATCCATTGGTACTTTCTCTGTTCCTTGGTGAAGCATTTGAAAGAATGAATGTTGAACATCTGTTCCAATTCCGCCCCAAATTATTCTTACTGTTTTGTAATCGATTGTCTCGCCAAATCGGTTTACACTTTTTCCATTACTTTCCATTTCAAGTTGTTGTAAGTGAAGATAAAAGTTTTCCATTGCTTTTGAATATGCAATAATGCAATTACTAGAATATCCCAGTATATTGCCTTCGTATATACTAATTAGTGCTGCTAGAAGAGGAGCATTCTCTCTTACATTTTTGTTTAATGCTCTTTTATCAACTTCATGAGCTCCTTTTAATATTTCTTTTGTAACATGCTCTGTAAAGCAAAGAGTAATGAGTGCAAGCCCAACAGCTGATGTAGGTGAGAATCGTCCACCGATTGAATCGTGCATAAAAAAGTATTCAAGATATCCCTTTTCAAGTTCTAGCATACTCCCCTTTGAGGTAATTATTATAATTTGTTTTTGATATTCTTTAATGCTGCTCTCTTTTAATTTTTGAATTAAAAATTGCATATTAGAGGCGGTCTCAAGAGTGGTTCCACTCTTTGATACAATGATAAATAAAGTTTCCTGAAGGTCTATTTCACTTAAAACTTCTTCTGCTTCATCTGGATCAACATTGGCAATAAAATAAGCTTTCATTAGATGTAGGTTTTTCTGCCTAGCATAATTTTTGATGGAAGTATATAATGCTTTTGGACCAAGACTTGAACCGCCAATTCCAATTTGTACCACATTTTTGAATGGTTTCCCGTTTGTGTTCTTAATTGATCCGTTTTGAACTTGTTTTGCGAAATCAAAAATTCGTTCAAGTTCTCTTGCAAAAAATTCTCGCATATTTTCATTATTCTCTGTTACGTCTATTCCAAGTTGACCTCTTGTCAAGTGGTGTAGAACTTTTCTATTTTCACTGATGTTAATATTATTTCCATCAATCAGTTCTCTATATTTTTCAGTTAAGCTTGCCTCATCGCTTAAATTTTGAAATATTCTTAGGTGATCTTCATTAATTTGTTTTGTAGCATAATTATAGTGTACATGACTACCTTCTATTATAATGTCGTATTCCTTTATTCTATATTCATTTAAAGTCTTCCTTAGTATTTCAGGATTAGTTTTTTTTAACTCTTCGAAACTTTTAAGTTTATTGAGATTTGTATAATTGAGCATAAATTTCCTCCAGTAATTCTTATATAATTAAAATTTATTGTATTTTCTTATTTTAAAGAATTTTTTTATTTTATATATAATAAATTTAAGGAACCTTATTATTATGTTTTTTTCGGAGTGAATTTTGAGTTGTTCTTCGCCTGAGTTTGCTTCACTTCTTGTAAATGATTTTCTAACATTATTCTCATCAAGTTCAATTTCAAGTAGAGTTTTTTTATTTTCTATGGGAATTACCTTGACTTCAACTTCTTTATAGCCAAGTTCTTTCAAAACTTGGTATCTTCTAAATCCTGCTACTAAATTTTTGTTTTTGTCTATTATTATGGGATAAATTAGGCCATGTTTTTTTATACTTTCTTTAAGAGAGTCTGTGTCTCCTAAGTGGTGTCTGATTCTTTTTTTTATTTTTATTTGCTCTAGATCTATTAACATTGTTATTAATCCAATTGAATATTTTCTCCATTTACATCTTGATGTTCATTGTCATCTGCGGGAGAGTTTTCTTTATTCTCTTTATTGCCTTGAGGCTCGTTTTCTTCAATTGCTGTATTATTTTCTTCTCTTATATTCTCTGTATGGGTTTCCTCATCTATTTTGTCTACGTTAGCATTATCATTTATTGTTATATCTGGGGCATTATTAATAGGCTCTACTTTATTATAATCGTTTTCTACATTATTATTGTTATTTTCATTGAAGTTATTTTCAGATTCTATTTTATTTTCTGTTTCCAATTTGTCAAAATCATACTTTAGATACTCAAATGTATCTGTTTCAAGATTTAGTACATCATTGTTGTTAATATTATCAATTCCATACACATTAAATTCCATTTTGTTTAAAAATTCAGATTTATTTTCATAATATTTTGACTTTTCAAATGGTTGAGTTCCTGAGATGAATATCTCGTTTATTATTTTTTCGTTTGGTATTCCTTCTGGTAATAGCCCTGTTTCTGCTTGTACCGCTACATTAATTATTCCTGTAGGTCTTATAAAAACTTTTTTAGGCAGATTCTTATGATATTCTGCCATAAATCTGCCCCAGCTAGGACCAGCAAGACCCGTACCTGTCCCAGCGGTTCCTAATGAGTATCCTTTTTTATCAAAACCAACCCAAAGAGCTGTTGTTATGTAGGGTGAGTATCCAATAGCCCAGCCGTCGGCCCAGTTTTGAGTAGTTCCTGATTTACCAGCAATATCTGATTTGAATTCTTTAAGGTTTGTATATCTTTGATTTGCTAAAGTTCCATATTGAATTGTTGATTTCATCATGTCTGTCATAATATATGCAGTCTGAGGAGATATTATCTGTGCGTTAGCTCCCTTGTTTTTTATTACTGCTAGGGCAGTAGTTTCTACATTTGCTACTATTTTGCCATTTCTATCTTCAATATACCTTATTCCATATGGTTCTACTTCCCTACCATTGTTTCCCAAAATCGCGAATGCTCTTGCCATTTGCATTGGGGATGTTGATATGACTCCAAGTGCAAGAGGATATACCCTGGGGAATGTCTTATGTATTTCATTTTGATCTTTTATTCCTAATAATTTAGCAGAGTAGTTAATCGCATCATCAAATCCCAATGTATCCAGTACCCTAAGAGATGGGATGTTTAAAGATAAAGCCAGTACCTTACGTGTTAATACATTTCCTCGCCATTTACCCCCATAGTTTTCAGGAGCATAAACTTCTCCTGTTTGATTAAAAAAAGCTACTGGAGAGTCTGAGAACATTGTTGCAGCTGTAATTTTTTTAAGGTCAATAGCAGCTGAAAAATATAATGATTTAAATGCACTTCCAGGTTGTATTTTAGCTTGAGTTGCTCTATTAAATTCATTTCCCTTCCTATATCCGCTTCCGCCAACCATTGCTTTTATTGCCCCTGTTGTAGTGTCTATTGCAATAAATGCACCTTCTGGTTGTACAATTGAATTTGGATTTGTTTTGTTCTTTATTGTATATTCTTTTGTTGCCTTGTCTATTGTATTAATGCCTAGTATTGCCGCAAAGCTTGCAATTAAATCGATATTATCTTCATAAAACTTTCTTGTTCTCAGTTTTTTGTATTGTCTACCGTTGATTCTAGTGCTTGATATGCTGAATAAATCAGA
The sequence above is drawn from the Candidatus Borreliella tachyglossi genome and encodes:
- a CDS encoding nucleotide-binding protein; this translates as MTKIIPVASGKGGVGKTSFVANIGYKLSSLGKTVILIDLDLGGSNLHTCLGVKNTGTGIGSFINKREKDFSNLIVETPYDRLYLIPGDALYAGTANLPFPIKKKIIDSIQRDLVADFIFIDLGSGTSYNTVDFYLAAYSGIIVTVPETPSILNAYSFLKNALYRLLYLGFPAKSPEREYISNFFKDKIEGTNVKFKDLVTGIELISLSSSLKIKKMMNNFYPRVVLNRIEASEEIAMCENLMNVVKNNINIPIEFIGFVPFAKSFRKSVNNRIPFVDFDKNSKLNKYFEFISGNLIKSPVEGSPYIYDDIYDMIKDQSKFIRK
- a CDS encoding TrkH family potassium uptake protein — encoded protein: MLKFEFSDRFFLFSYFILIMFLGSLLLSLPIAWNGEEKLEYIDALFTSVSAVSITGLVTVKMENFSTFGFIVIMMLIQFGGLGFITMTTFYLLIPKRKLKLADARIIKQYSLSNIEYNPIKILKSILLVTFLIELIGLILILVCFKLRGVSISFLEALFTAISAFCNAGFSMHSESIYAWRDVPEAIVVIAILIICGGLGFMVYRDVTNTIKYRKKLSLHAKIVFLLSFFLVVFGAIIFFFSEIHKLKEGYSCGTLILNSIFYSISTRTAGFNYLENSTITGRTQMLSLPFMFIGGAPGSTAGGIKITTFFLIVLAAIKAQDGNGYIIGSYKVSIDSIRFALLFFVRAVFILCFSFFMILATEGGGNWRVIDLGYEVFSAFGTVGFSVGVTQDLSFLGKIIIIFTMFAGRIGLFSMTIFVSRRSRFEEFTRPRQDILVG
- a CDS encoding L-cystine transporter, which translates into the protein MDMTVIYILLNITIMLSLIGMLFFLHKNHISFTKRVFIALGLGIAFGISLKYFYASEPTIVKETIKWTNILGTGYIRLLKMIVIPLITVSIISAIVKLTNSKDVWKMSSTVILVLVFTAGIAAIIGIYTSLLFNLTAEGLQSSTDEIAHGTKLSQSLERLNQTSIAQKLSELIPENIFEDMAGMRPSSTIGVVIFSALIGIAALRVARKKPESIEFFKQIVSTGQDLISGVLILILKLTPYAILTMITKILATSDASSIIKLGKFVLASYFAIGITILMHMTLIAFNRLNPIIFIKKAFPVLTFAFISRSSSATIPVNVEIQTEQLGVSEGIANLSSSFGASIGQNGCAALHPAMLAIMIAPTQGINPMDPSFILQLLGIIIITSFGVAGAGGGATMASLMVLSSMNLPVELVGLLISIEPLIDMGRTSANVSDSMVAGVITAKKLNQLDINIYNSKNEV
- a CDS encoding potassium channel family protein, with the translated sequence MKTFVIIGLSNLGIHLLEDLSKLDCQIIIVDTSKELVEGYDVIATESFILDQFTKNALKKIIPVDTDAVIIDFDDDLGKSALVTHYCNLLGVREIYVKTEDRDDAEILKTLGATKIIFPSKDAARRLTPLLVSPNLSTYNIIGYDIIVAETVIPKEYVGKTLLEADLRREKGITVIAVRNLSNSRYEFVDGDYFFLKDDKIVICGKPDSIENFTNNKDLIKDLIAASKAEETSYKSESKRLGFLRFFDFMKKFNKDKKND
- a CDS encoding glucose-6-phosphate isomerase, whose product is MLNYTNLNKLKSFEELKKTNPEILRKTLNEYRIKEYDIIIEGSHVHYNYATKQINEDHLRIFQNLSDEASLTEKYRELIDGNNINISENRKVLHHLTRGQLGIDVTENNENMREFFARELERIFDFAKQVQNGSIKNTNGKPFKNVVQIGIGGSSLGPKALYTSIKNYARQKNLHLMKAYFIANVDPDEAEEVLSEIDLQETLFIIVSKSGTTLETASNMQFLIQKLKESSIKEYQKQIIIITSKGSMLELEKGYLEYFFMHDSIGGRFSPTSAVGLALITLCFTEHVTKEILKGAHEVDKRALNKNVRENAPLLAALISIYEGNILGYSSNCIIAYSKAMENFYLHLQQLEMESNGKSVNRFGETIDYKTVRIIWGGIGTDVQHSFFQMLHQGTEKVPMDLIGFSESQLKKDIIVEGTSNNDKLKANLIAQIIAFSEGKEDANKNKNFNGERPSSLIYSKELTPYALGAILSHYENKVMFEGFLLNINSFDQEGVQLGKVISTQILNKSDLKSGIIKSYDILLQ
- a CDS encoding ParB N-terminal domain-containing protein; the protein is MLIDLEQIKIKKRIRHHLGDTDSLKESIKKHGLIYPIIIDKNKNLVAGFRRYQVLKELGYKEVEVKVIPIENKKTLLEIELDENNVRKSFTRSEANSGEEQLKIHSEKNIIIRFLKFIIYKIKKFFKIRKYNKF
- the cyaB gene encoding class IV adenylate cyclase — encoded protein: MLEIESKAFIPKNELRRILKLANKKFRFIKEEVKNDTYYCDTKKTIRIRKFNTSGEIVTFKVKSLDGDIEVNKEIEFRVDDINNFILFLEEINFKILYKKLKKSLIYKKDTLNIEINEIDNLGFFLEVEKIIYDQSELNLAKTEIYEIMKEFQLNNNIEKKSYYELISANKSKK
- a CDS encoding ATP-dependent 6-phosphofructokinase, producing the protein MYRLRDKDLDFRIESLGECKQDNPLIDFYASESHIHFADKTNKIRFSIYKNEEGCDKYEDILLEKAGPRDKIYFIPRHVKAAITTCGGLCPGFNDVIRAIVRTLWKIYGVRNIYGVKFGYQGLLPDSSSPFVELNPDVVDDINQFGGTILGSSRGGIKPVEIVDTLERMNINMLFNIGGDGTQKGSILIAEEIDRRNLKIAVVGIPKTVDNDFMFVQKSFGFETAVEQAVAAVAGAHFEANSAYNGIGLVKVMGRDSGFIAAYTALSSNDVNFCLIPELDFDIEGSNGLLAHLEKRLLAKESLDEIPHAVILIAEGAGQKYFDHDSRRKDDSGNLLYEDIGLYIKDKIKEYFKAKNIPITLKYIDPSYIIRSSPANASDSLYCARLGSNAVHAAMAGKTKLLISLWSTKFVHIPIQMAVIDRNKVNINGSFWRDVLASTGQPFSMKN
- a CDS encoding CoA-disulfide reductase, with translation MKIIIIGGTAAGTSAAAKAKRINKELNITIYEKTTTTSFGACGLPYFIGGFFDEPKNMIARTPVEFENNGISVYTEHEVLAVDIKNNTLTIKNLKTGTIFNDTYDKLMIATGGNPIIPPISNIKLNNFYTLRTMQDGKEIREQFEKKEINEIVIIGAGYIGIEMVEAAKNRGKNVRIIQLDKRILTESFDKEITNIMEEELSKNNVLVHTDEFVKSLIGTERVEGVITNKSEYKADLIILSTGIRPATEFLEGQLETLKNGAIIVNEYGETSVKNIFSAGDCATIYNMVSKQDDYIPLATTANKLGKIIGENLTDQRVSFKGTLGSASIKVLSLEAARTGLTEEAALRLGIKCRTVFIKDKNHTSYYPNQEDLYIKIIYNEETKEIIGAQIIGKNGAAIRLHALSLAIYSNLTTNELGMMDFAYSPPFSKAWDALNVAGNAAK